One segment of Sinorhizobium sp. BG8 DNA contains the following:
- a CDS encoding DMT family transporter: MAINVLAIHRDTVGKEQAAGNSLATAYSVAVLCWLLSAGVYIAAKWVSTEMPPWALCFWRVLIAWAILLPVVRRHFGDMVALVRARGLELLAIGGMGLAICQGLIFVGLEHADATTAGIIIALIPIITMILARFILAEPMGRWQVIGSILAFLGIVVIIVKGSPAALVNLDLNAGELWIVAGAFCFSLYTVLLRRANFEVDRLSLLVLLLGAAVLTALPFYLFELASDERSTLNASGLFALAYVAIPGGALMYYLFNRSIEALGAARAGVFLYIQTIFIAVLAYLILGEQLQTYHLEGAALIIAGLLLIILLKPKTTPEAAKV; encoded by the coding sequence ATGGCGATAAACGTCTTGGCGATCCATCGCGACACGGTCGGGAAGGAACAGGCAGCAGGCAACTCGCTTGCGACCGCCTATTCCGTGGCAGTTCTGTGCTGGCTGCTGTCGGCCGGCGTCTATATCGCTGCGAAATGGGTCTCGACCGAAATGCCGCCCTGGGCGCTCTGCTTCTGGCGCGTGCTGATCGCCTGGGCGATCCTCCTGCCGGTCGTGCGCCGGCATTTCGGAGACATGGTCGCGCTGGTGCGGGCTCGTGGCCTCGAACTGCTTGCCATCGGCGGCATGGGTCTTGCGATCTGCCAGGGTCTGATCTTTGTCGGCCTCGAACATGCCGATGCTACCACCGCCGGCATCATCATTGCGCTCATCCCGATCATCACCATGATCCTTGCCCGTTTCATCCTCGCCGAGCCCATGGGACGCTGGCAGGTGATCGGCTCGATCCTGGCCTTCCTCGGCATCGTGGTCATCATCGTCAAGGGCAGCCCGGCCGCGCTGGTGAACCTCGATCTCAATGCCGGTGAACTGTGGATCGTCGCCGGCGCATTCTGTTTCAGCCTCTATACCGTCCTGCTGCGCCGGGCGAACTTCGAGGTGGATCGCCTCTCGCTCCTCGTGCTGCTTCTCGGCGCGGCGGTGCTCACGGCGCTCCCGTTCTACCTGTTCGAGCTTGCCTCCGACGAGCGCTCCACGCTCAACGCCAGCGGGCTCTTCGCGCTCGCCTATGTGGCGATCCCTGGTGGGGCGCTGATGTACTACCTGTTCAATCGCAGCATCGAGGCCCTGGGCGCGGCCCGCGCGGGCGTATTCCTCTACATCCAGACGATCTTCATCGCGGTGCTCGCCTACCTCATCCTCGGCGAACAGTTGCAGACCTATCACCTCGAAGGCGCGGCGCTCATAATCGCCGGCCTGCTTCTCATCATCCTGCTGAAGCCGAAGACCACGCCGGAGGCCGCGAAGGTCTGA